Proteins from a genomic interval of Neorhodopirellula lusitana:
- a CDS encoding YHYH protein: MSKQRIVWAAVVALAFTGVVLVSWPRAEDVPMPVVQPVNPDYFISDCLVEPIKKEIRRLSDGREAECYVITTKSVPTDHPIGPWAPKHVTDGEDKGGIWIKDGHVYNVSGEFVAHLDELYDDPQWNLVREDGSIRVTDTKEAFDLAARPNVDPRYNNYAVECPVDVVEWKSNYNVYIIPVNPVYRSKATDFHRVGNGHGPVGVAFNGVKYDPPAPIHMIIKAHTIAPFDHSGGHVNPHAGYHYHAATGNTKEIEQTDGHAPLIGYALDGFGIYAHLDIDGKKPIDLDECSGHFDNIRGYHYHASAAGDNQIIGAFRGIAGSASVVEPK; the protein is encoded by the coding sequence ATGTCGAAACAACGGATAGTCTGGGCAGCGGTGGTTGCGTTGGCGTTCACGGGTGTCGTTCTGGTGTCCTGGCCGCGCGCCGAGGACGTTCCAATGCCAGTGGTTCAACCGGTCAATCCAGACTACTTCATTTCTGATTGCTTAGTTGAACCGATCAAGAAAGAGATACGAAGGCTCAGCGACGGGCGTGAAGCCGAGTGTTATGTCATCACGACTAAGAGCGTGCCGACAGATCACCCAATCGGTCCTTGGGCACCGAAGCATGTCACTGATGGCGAGGACAAGGGCGGAATCTGGATCAAGGACGGACACGTCTACAATGTTTCGGGTGAATTCGTCGCGCACTTGGACGAACTTTACGACGACCCACAGTGGAATCTCGTACGTGAAGATGGCAGCATCCGAGTTACCGACACGAAGGAAGCTTTCGACCTGGCCGCGCGACCGAACGTGGATCCTCGCTACAACAACTACGCCGTTGAGTGTCCTGTTGACGTAGTCGAGTGGAAGAGCAACTACAACGTCTATATCATCCCGGTAAATCCAGTTTACCGATCAAAGGCGACTGATTTCCATCGGGTCGGCAACGGGCACGGGCCAGTCGGTGTGGCATTCAATGGCGTCAAGTACGATCCGCCAGCACCCATTCACATGATCATCAAAGCCCACACGATCGCTCCGTTTGATCATTCCGGCGGGCACGTGAATCCGCACGCCGGCTATCATTACCACGCGGCAACGGGCAACACCAAAGAGATCGAGCAAACGGACGGTCACGCTCCGTTGATCGGCTACGCATTGGACGGATTCGGAATCTACGCGCACCTCGATATCGACGGCAAGAAGCCGATCGATTTGGATGAGTGCAGCGGCCACTTCGACAACATTCGCGGTTACCACTATCACGCCAGTGCCGCGGGCGACAATCAGATCATCGGCGCTTTCCGCGGAATCGCAGGTTCAGCCAGCGTCGTTGAACCAAAGTAA
- a CDS encoding lamin tail domain-containing protein, which produces MTSRRANPSRHNKRRTLSFQLFEQRRMLYGESLFEVVDETPAEISTFSTGLSAAEGEETADSESAWLHAEVADDAAVFFDDSFVHEISITFENSDWYDVLYESHANDSDDPYFAADVTIDGVTMENVGIRFKGNSSFTGTGIKKSLKIDFDEFDEDNDSLTYLGLKKLNLNNNYNDPTMLREKLLYDFASNFVEGSSRAVHTNVTINGELYGIYTAVEQVDKTYVQTRFGSDEDGNLYKGAASDEAGDDPNADFGSDLTYLGDDPVAYEENYQLKTNETENDYSDLVEFIDVLNNTSAEDLAAAIEPLLDVDDTLASLAINNLFANLDSYNGSAHNYYLYDRDDSGQFTHILWDANESFGRFSLFTSPGEDLQELDPFWLPVATTVGGPGGGGPPIGGPGGTTTETDESRPLMENLWAVDEYSDDYLRDLAEMLREGFDITAATARINELADIIRDDVTADPNKQYTIAQFEQNLTTDIVSGQGVIYGLTSFIDNRATYLDAELDTYASSTDLRLNELMVLNVATVQDESGDFDPWIEIYNYGPGLVDVAGLYLTDDAGDLTKWSLPSESLDDGEFLTLWLDGETSAGTNHASFSLSATGGTLQLTDGVTVIDMVTYATMADDTSLARVPDGEGELETTDQPTFGTENLASVVIVEPVDTVELYINEFMADNDSVVEDPDEAGAYEDWVEIYNPGTEAIDLSGMSMTDDLTDPTQWQFASGTTIAAGGYLIVWADGDTDQGDDHATFKLSSGGEEIGLYHTDGITLIDSVTFGEQVTDVSYGRFPDGSETFVSMTTPTPSATNVNDTTTNVAPVADAGGPYSGLVDEAITLTADGSTDTDGTIVTYAWDLDNDGDYDDASGVTTSFTSTTAGTFTVGVQVTDDEGATSTESTTVSVLTATVTPVELYINEFMADNDATIEDPDEAGAFEDWVEIYNPGTEAIDLSGMSLTDDLTDPTQWQFASGTTIAAGGYLIVWADGDTDQGDDHATFKLSSGGEEIGLYHTDGITLIDSVTFGEQVTDVSYGRFPDGSESFVSMTTPTPSATNVNDTTTNVAPVADAGGPYSGLVDEAITLMADGSTDTDGTIATYAWDLDNDGDYDDATDVTTSFTSTTAGTFTVGVQVTDDEGATSTNFSTVTVSTVAVTPVNLLITEFMADNDTTIEDPDEAGAFEDWIEIYNPGTEAVDLSGMYLTDDFTDPTQWSFADGMSIAAGGYLLIWADGDTDQGDSHAAFKLSSSGEAIGLYNTDGATVIDSVEYGEQTTDVSYGRFPETSDTFVFLSDATPGAVNVNEVDTNVAPVADAGGPYTAQVGDTLTVSAAGSTDSDGSIVSYAWDLDDDGLYDDATGASTSFAATSVGTFTVSVQVTDDDGSTSIDTAEVTVSAVPATAGLVVVESSGSTSVSESGTSDTISVSLASQPTADVTIAISSNDTSEISVSASELTFTIANWDVAQLITVTGVAEGLVDGVQSTTISLDPSSSDTSYDSLADSSVTVTTFDTDTSTEVNARIYTPDTVVRPHVIPGDSVATAILFVAHATGTITVTPVGSASATETIRILDGDVQLISAFTSGIASAEVTAGGMYAILFDAQLSQRIYSVSSTAGSDAFTPTVTSNFLQPTDTNGDSLTTVVDALVVINQINDLPSSEGEQTSSNMLDVSRDGNVTALDALIVINRVNSMESAEAESVAETTLRLATTAPVASQSTTTLADTVTSEPNATLSDGELDTLISISAESDSFPTSSLFDEAVLEEFGDSREDVESDNELLLLSNDALNLDWVTG; this is translated from the coding sequence ATGACTTCACGGCGAGCCAACCCCTCACGTCACAACAAGCGTCGCACACTAAGCTTTCAATTATTCGAGCAACGCCGCATGCTCTACGGCGAGTCTCTTTTCGAAGTTGTCGATGAAACCCCAGCCGAAATTAGCACGTTCAGCACTGGGCTTTCCGCCGCCGAAGGCGAAGAGACCGCGGACAGCGAATCCGCCTGGCTTCATGCCGAGGTTGCGGATGACGCCGCCGTGTTTTTTGACGACAGCTTCGTCCATGAAATCTCGATCACGTTCGAGAACTCCGACTGGTACGACGTGCTTTACGAATCCCACGCCAATGATTCGGACGATCCCTATTTCGCTGCGGACGTTACCATCGACGGCGTCACCATGGAAAACGTGGGTATCCGTTTTAAAGGCAACTCATCGTTCACCGGGACTGGCATCAAGAAGTCCCTCAAAATTGATTTCGACGAATTTGATGAGGACAATGACAGCCTGACCTACCTTGGCCTCAAGAAGCTGAACCTGAACAACAATTACAACGACCCGACAATGCTGCGGGAAAAGTTGTTGTATGACTTTGCCTCCAACTTCGTTGAAGGTTCTAGCCGAGCAGTTCACACGAATGTCACCATCAACGGCGAACTGTACGGCATCTACACGGCCGTGGAACAGGTCGACAAGACGTATGTGCAAACACGGTTCGGCAGTGACGAAGATGGCAACCTTTACAAAGGTGCCGCGTCTGATGAGGCGGGCGACGATCCCAATGCCGACTTCGGATCGGACTTAACCTACCTGGGTGATGATCCGGTCGCTTATGAAGAGAACTACCAACTGAAGACCAACGAGACCGAGAACGACTATTCCGACTTGGTCGAGTTCATCGACGTTCTCAACAACACGTCTGCCGAAGACCTAGCAGCGGCAATTGAACCGCTTTTGGACGTGGACGACACGTTGGCATCACTCGCGATCAATAACCTGTTTGCGAACCTAGACTCGTACAACGGATCGGCTCACAACTACTACCTCTACGACCGTGATGACAGTGGCCAGTTCACTCACATTCTTTGGGATGCGAATGAATCGTTCGGGCGGTTCAGTTTGTTTACCTCACCCGGTGAAGACCTGCAGGAACTGGATCCATTCTGGCTTCCGGTTGCCACAACGGTTGGAGGCCCGGGTGGCGGTGGGCCGCCTATCGGTGGACCCGGCGGTACGACGACGGAAACGGATGAGTCTCGCCCGTTGATGGAAAACCTATGGGCAGTCGACGAGTACAGCGATGACTACCTGCGAGATCTGGCTGAGATGTTGCGTGAAGGATTTGATATCACCGCAGCAACCGCCCGCATTAATGAATTGGCGGATATCATTCGCGACGATGTGACGGCGGACCCCAACAAGCAGTACACGATAGCGCAGTTCGAACAAAACCTGACCACTGATATTGTATCGGGACAGGGAGTGATTTACGGACTGACCTCCTTCATCGACAATCGTGCGACGTATCTCGACGCTGAACTCGATACCTACGCGTCGTCAACCGATCTGCGGCTCAACGAATTGATGGTGTTGAACGTGGCAACGGTGCAAGATGAATCAGGCGATTTTGATCCGTGGATCGAGATCTACAACTACGGCCCGGGCCTAGTGGATGTTGCCGGGTTGTACCTTACCGACGATGCGGGCGATTTGACCAAGTGGTCACTGCCATCGGAAAGCCTCGATGATGGGGAGTTTCTCACACTCTGGCTTGACGGCGAAACCAGCGCTGGCACCAACCACGCAAGCTTCTCATTGAGTGCAACCGGCGGAACCTTGCAGCTAACCGACGGAGTCACTGTGATCGACATGGTGACCTACGCGACGATGGCCGACGACACTTCACTGGCTCGCGTGCCCGACGGCGAAGGTGAACTGGAAACGACTGACCAACCCACTTTTGGTACCGAGAATCTTGCCAGCGTGGTCATTGTTGAGCCTGTCGACACGGTGGAGTTGTACATCAACGAATTCATGGCGGACAACGATTCCGTGGTTGAAGATCCTGACGAAGCGGGTGCGTATGAGGACTGGGTTGAAATTTATAACCCAGGCACCGAGGCGATCGACCTGAGCGGCATGTCGATGACGGACGACCTGACCGACCCGACTCAGTGGCAGTTCGCTTCCGGCACCACGATCGCCGCGGGCGGTTACCTTATCGTGTGGGCGGATGGTGACACGGATCAAGGTGACGACCACGCGACCTTCAAGCTGTCATCTGGCGGCGAAGAAATTGGCCTTTATCATACCGATGGCATCACACTGATTGACTCGGTCACCTTCGGAGAACAGGTCACCGATGTCTCGTACGGGCGTTTCCCCGACGGCAGCGAAACGTTCGTTTCCATGACCACGCCTACACCCAGTGCTACCAACGTCAATGACACCACGACCAATGTCGCACCGGTCGCCGACGCGGGCGGACCTTACAGCGGACTGGTCGATGAAGCGATTACCCTGACGGCTGACGGATCAACGGACACCGACGGCACGATCGTGACTTACGCCTGGGACCTGGACAACGACGGCGACTACGACGACGCCAGCGGCGTGACCACTTCGTTCACATCAACCACCGCAGGAACCTTCACCGTCGGAGTGCAAGTCACCGACGACGAGGGAGCCACCAGCACCGAATCCACGACTGTGTCGGTTTTGACCGCAACGGTCACCCCCGTCGAGTTGTACATCAACGAGTTCATGGCGGACAACGATGCGACGATCGAGGATCCAGACGAAGCGGGTGCGTTCGAGGATTGGGTTGAGATCTATAACCCAGGCACCGAGGCGATCGACCTGAGCGGCATGTCACTGACAGATGACCTGACCGACCCGACTCAGTGGCAGTTCGCTTCCGGCACCACGATTGCCGCGGGCGGTTACCTGATCGTGTGGGCGGATGGTGACACGGATCAAGGTGACGACCACGCAACCTTCAAGTTGTCTTCCGGTGGCGAAGAAATTGGCCTTTATCATACCGACGGCATCACGCTGATTGACTCGGTCACCTTCGGAGAACAGGTCACCGATGTCTCGTACGGGCGTTTCCCCGACGGCAGCGAATCGTTCGTTTCCATGACCACTCCCACACCCAGTGCTACCAACGTCAACGACACCACGACCAATGTCGCACCGGTCGCCGACGCGGGCGGACCTTACAGCGGACTGGTCGATGAAGCGATCACCCTGATGGCTGACGGATCAACGGACACCGACGGCACGATTGCGACTTACGCTTGGGACCTGGACAACGACGGCGACTACGACGACGCCACCGACGTGACCACTTCGTTCACATCAACCACCGCAGGAACCTTCACCGTCGGAGTGCAAGTCACCGACGACGAGGGAGCCACCAGCACCAACTTTTCAACCGTGACAGTTTCAACCGTTGCGGTCACGCCCGTGAACTTGCTGATAACGGAGTTCATGGCGGACAATGACACGACGATCGAGGATCCTGACGAAGCGGGCGCATTCGAGGACTGGATCGAAATCTATAACCCAGGCACCGAAGCAGTTGATCTTAGCGGGATGTACCTGACGGATGACTTCACCGACCCGACCCAGTGGAGCTTTGCCGACGGCATGTCGATCGCGGCAGGCGGCTACTTGCTGATTTGGGCGGACGGCGACACCGATCAAGGCGATAGCCATGCCGCGTTCAAACTGTCATCCAGTGGCGAAGCGATCGGTCTGTACAACACCGATGGCGCCACCGTGATTGACTCAGTCGAATACGGCGAGCAAACCACCGATGTCTCTTACGGACGTTTCCCTGAAACAAGCGATACTTTTGTATTCCTATCCGACGCGACTCCAGGTGCAGTCAACGTCAATGAGGTCGACACAAACGTCGCCCCAGTCGCTGATGCCGGCGGCCCCTACACCGCCCAGGTCGGTGATACCCTCACTGTTTCCGCGGCTGGCTCAACGGACAGTGACGGTTCAATCGTAAGCTACGCCTGGGACCTCGATGACGACGGACTCTACGATGATGCCACTGGTGCGTCCACGTCGTTCGCTGCAACCAGCGTCGGCACTTTCACGGTCAGCGTTCAAGTAACCGACGACGACGGATCCACCAGCATCGACACTGCGGAAGTGACCGTTTCGGCTGTCCCAGCGACTGCAGGGTTGGTGGTCGTTGAATCCAGCGGTTCTACCTCCGTTAGCGAAAGCGGAACCAGCGATACCATCAGTGTGTCCCTGGCCAGCCAGCCGACCGCCGACGTGACCATCGCAATCTCAAGCAACGACACCAGTGAAATTTCAGTTAGCGCGAGCGAGTTAACATTCACGATAGCGAACTGGGATGTCGCTCAGTTGATCACCGTGACCGGAGTGGCGGAGGGGTTGGTCGACGGCGTCCAATCGACCACGATCAGTCTTGATCCATCCAGTTCGGATACGTCGTACGATTCCCTTGCCGATTCAAGCGTCACGGTCACCACCTTCGACACAGACACCTCGACGGAGGTGAATGCTCGCATCTACACGCCCGACACAGTCGTGCGTCCCCATGTGATCCCAGGCGATAGTGTGGCGACCGCGATCCTGTTTGTCGCGCACGCGACCGGCACCATCACGGTCACCCCGGTTGGCTCGGCTTCCGCGACGGAAACGATTCGAATTTTGGATGGCGACGTCCAGCTAATCAGTGCATTCACCAGCGGGATCGCCAGCGCGGAAGTCACTGCTGGCGGCATGTATGCCATCCTATTCGATGCTCAATTAAGCCAGCGAATTTACTCGGTTAGCTCAACGGCGGGATCGGACGCGTTCACGCCAACCGTCACGTCAAACTTCCTGCAGCCGACCGACACCAACGGAGACAGCTTGACCACCGTCGTTGACGCTCTTGTCGTCATCAATCAAATCAACGACTTGCCAAGCTCGGAAGGCGAACAAACCAGCAGCAACATGCTGGATGTCAGCCGCGATGGCAACGTCACGGCACTGGACGCTTTGATCGTCATCAACCGAGTCAATTCGATGGAGAGTGCCGAGGCCGAAAGCGTTGCCGAGACAACATTGCGTTTGGCAACTACCGCACCCGTCGCTTCCCAATCAACGACCACCCTCGCTGACACCGTGACGTCGGAACCGAACGCGACTCTAAGCGATGGCGAGCTGGATACCTTGATAAGCATTTCAGCTGAAAGCGATTCCTTCCCAACATCCAGCCTGTTTGACGAAGCTGTTCTTGAAGAATTTGGCGATTCGCGTGAAGACGTTGAATCCGACAACGAGCTATTGTTGCTCTCCAACGACGCTCTCAATCTCGATTGGGTCACTGGTTAA